In Flammeovirga kamogawensis, the sequence TTTATCAAAAAGAACTGTTCCTGTATATGTTCTGATTGTTAACTGTGAATTTTTTGCATCAGATGGAAACTGAATATTTAAAATACTAGAAGATGGATTTGGATAGACTTTAAGTGTCTTATTTTCAACACCTTCTATATCTGTAATATCCTCATCAATAGGTGCTTCACCATCTGGAGATGATAGAAAATCCATTGTCAACCTTGAGACACCTTCAGCTCCACCTAAGATAATATGTTCAGTTGAACTATTATTTCTGGAATTTGATGAATTAGAAGTAATGAAAACAACATCTGTAACACTATTCGAAAATAAACCTTCATCTTCTGATAAGTGCGTTATTTTTTCATCTTGCATTACGCTAACTCCTAATTCTTCTGTTCTAGAATATAGCATCCAGATATTTCCATTATTATCTTTTTTAAATGTTTCGAGTCCATTTGTCTTATCCAATGGTAATAAATCTAGATTATGTTCCAATTCGTTAGTCGCTGTATATTTAACTAGACCGTTATAAGTAGCTAACCAAATGTTTTCGTTATCATCCTCAATAACATCATTCACCCAGCCATTACTTAAATCTTCATTATTAAAGTGTGTATACGTATCATTTTCGATAACTGTTACTGATTTTCCTGTATCGTCAATTGGTAAATATAGTACCCAAGTTCTACCTTTAGAATCAATAAATACGTCCTTAATATCATTAGATAAAAGACCATCTTCTTTCGTGATATATTCCCAATTTATCTCATCTTCAGTAATTAATATTCCACCTCCTAATGTTGATATATATAGTTTTCCATCTACTAAATAAGTCACATTATAAACACTAACTCCATTTAAAGCTGAAGAATGATCTATAACCTCATTGGTGGACGTAATTTTCACCAAACTATTATCTCCACCAGACCAAGCATTACCCTCTCTGTCTACTAATTTAAGAAATGTATCTTCGCCTTTATAATTCCATTTTTCATTTGAAAGTTTTGAAATCCCTCCCCCGGTATTATACCAAATATCAGTATCTTTGCCTTGATAAATTTGTATAATTTCATTATTTGGAAGACCATCATAGGTTGTATATATAGAATGCGTACCCTTTAAATTATTTCGATTTTCTACTACAAAAAGTCCTTCATTAGTACTTAAAAGAAAACCATTTTGTCCAAAATAAGAAACTTGCTTAAAGTCAATCCAATCTCGATTATCAAAGGGGTACTTTTTCTTTTCAATATCCTCCCAGATATTGTGATGAACTTGTTGGATTATATCTGTATCTAGGTCAATAACGAATAAGTTATGTCTATCTGTCAAACCTATCAATTCATCTTTTCCTGTATTGATATTAACGGTTGCAATATTATCATCATATAGAACTGTGATCTCAGATCCATCATATTTAAGAATAGCATTTTCTCCTTGCAAATAATAATTACCATTAGCAGATTTATATAATTCTGAAATTCTATTATACCTATAATCTTGTTCGCCAAGAGTTAACCATTCGCCATTTTTGTAATGCTTTACAGATGTATTTAAAAAAATAAAAAATTCCTCTGTATCTATCATCCCAAAGCCAGTTATTGATTCATTTTCTGATAAGGTATAGCTCAGTTGTGAATTGAATTCATGAAAATCAGCTGTTTGATAAATCTCTATTTCTGTATGATTACCATCGCTTGCTGCTAGATAAAAAGATTCTTCTGAATGTTTTTTAACACCATAAAAACGTGAAGGGCTATCATTAACAATATCGTTTAGAACAGTCACTTCTTCACCGCTCACAAATCTGATTCCCCCATAATTAATGAAAATAAGTTGTTCGTCTTCTTCAAAAACAGTGATGTTATTCCCAAAATCTGTTAGATAGTCAAAATTAAAACTTTCAAAGGTTTTTCCATTAAAAATTGAATAACCTGAATGTGCAACCATAATATAATTACCGCTATCTAATAGCTCAGAATTATTAATCTTGGAACTTATTAAGTTATTGGAACCTGTATTTTGCGTTGTGACCTGAAATAAGCTATTTCCAGCTAAAACCTCAATAGGTATTTTAATAGAAATAGTATCCATATTTGGAATAAATGCATTCAGAGAAAAAGTTGTTTCTCCTATTGTACTTCCTTCATTCATTAAAATTATATTTCCCTCTACAGAAAGTTCTGCTGTAATTATTTCGGTATTTTCTATATTAAAATCAAATGATATAGTTGAACTATCTGAACCGATAAAAGTTTCAGTTAAATCTATTTGTGCTTGTTCAAATCCTTTCCAATACCATAAACCATTTATGGGTTTTTGATAAATTAATCTCTCCCTAACAAAAACAGGGATCTCAACAGTTAGAGTATCTTCATCAGGAATAATTGCAGACAATAGAATACTCGTTGCTCCTACTTTGCCAATTTCCAATATATTGATATTGAATAATTCATCATCTGTAAATTCGACAATAACAATAGAATCATTATTTGACGACACTTCATACTGTAACGCTACGTCAGAAGAGGTTGAAAACATTTCATCAAAAGATACCAATTTTGATAAAAAGCCTTGTTGAACATTAATTTCATCAAAGGATCCATTGAACTCGATAATCGGTGGGTCATTTAATAATTGATTAGTTCTTTCTAAGTTAGGTCTATCCTTAGAAAAACACAGTGAAATTGCAAAAAACCATAATGAAATGGTCATTAATGACATTTTTAACATAGATTGTTTTAGTTATGTTTATTGAAGAAGAAAGTTTAAAATCTTGAAAGATTATCTTTTGTTTAAATTTTTTTAGTCCAGCTATTTGTTATAATCTTCAATTAATGAAGATACATGATTCTATTTAATTACTATTTATTTTATAGAAAAATATCTATTGAAATAACTAAAAAAAATCAACTCCAATCTTTTGTATCTGTTGCATAGTTAAGCAGAGGGAAATTCTCCAAGTTCACCTATCATTTAGAACAAACTTATTTCCAATTGTTTTTGTTTGAAAACCACTTACTGTTTTTTTGTATTATAAGTGCATAGGTTTGTGAGATGCTACTCGTTGGATTAAGAGAGATGAAATGTAAAGGAGGTATTTCAGTATTTTTTTCTTTTAATTCAAAAAACATAGCTGAGCTATCATTAAGAAAAGGGTAGGAAATAACAGCAACAGTTGAAGATGTAATTACCCCCATTGAAGCACATCAACAAAATAACACCACACACTCGTTGTATTTCAAAAGTTAGTTCAATAAGTTTGTTACGAATCGTTAAGCTAATATGAATCGTTAGCTCAAATCCACTTGGCCTTTGGCTAGTGGATTTTCTTTTTTTGGTTATAAAATTTATTGTATTTAAAAGTATCAAAAAATTGAATATCCTATTCTTATATTAAGATTTATATCAATAGCTTCCTCATCAGGTCCAAAACCTGTGTTAGAATAAAACGTTCTAATATAACCAATACCTAAGCCTACTTCGTAATTTATATGCTGACCAATATGCCTTCTCATTCCCCACGAAGGCACAATAGATATGTCACTAATTGGAATTAAATTATCTTGATTAGAAATGACAAACCAATCAGGATGATAACTACTTTTTAAACTAAAAAAATTAGCACTATTCCTTAAAATATGTTTTTCCTTTTTTTTTCGTGAAGTCAAGTTATAGTACCATCTTGGTTCTAAAGTCACTACTGGGGAAAATTGAAGATTTGATTTATGTTCTGGTGTTTTACTTAAAATATAACTATCTAACCCTACTTCAGTTCTTAATATAAACCTATCGATCAATTTGTATTCATGATTAACCCAAACACCTAAAACCCCAACTTGTAAACCAAATGTGGACCTTTCTATTTCTTGTCCATTAGAAATATTTATAAAAAATAAGATAAATAGAAATAGTAAATTATATGCTCTCATTGAAAATGAACTTTATATATTGTAACTAAAATTCAAACTAATTGTGTAACTCTTTGTATTAACAGTATCATTCGAATGATGTTGATTAAGGATCATATTTGAAAAATTCAACCCTCCTGAAATAAAATTAGTTTGATATATTACTCCAATTTGGTATTCTGCATTTAACATTCTAAAAGTATGTTCATCACTAAAGAAACTTATTGGGTATTTAATACCATCAACTGAATACTTTAATGCAACTAAAGGAACAAAACCTCCTTCAATTCTAAATTTAGATGAAAACACATCATAATTAATTAAAAAAGGAATCGATATAAAATCTTTTATTGCTTTTGTATTTATAGTTTTAGAAACAATTCTCTTAAATACTATACCATATTTAAAATTAGATTTTTTTGATAAATTTACTTTTCTTAGAAGACCTACATTATACCCTATTCCAGGGTTTGAGCTTAATAACTTATTATCTGTATTATTTTCTGTTACATAGGTGTTTGATATATTAACTCCAATTAAAACATCAAACTTTGTTTGTGCGTTAACTGTTATACAAAAAAGTAATGCAATAGTTAATAATGATATGAATTTAAACATGTTTTATATATTGTAATACATAATAATTAAATGCTACAAAAGTAAAATTTGATTAACCAAATGATCTGAAAAATACAACAATAGCTATACCCCTATAATCTAAAATTTTAATAGTATGCATTTTGTATTAGAGTACTTAGAGTAGTTTATTCAATATTAAGTTTGAATAAACTTTCAATTTTCAGGCGGTATGTTTATTGATAAATTCATGATAATTAGTTTTTAGTCAAATATTTGAAGTGTGTGTTTAATTACACAACTATAATTAAAATAAATTACCTCATTACAATTTAGACCGTTAATAAATATAAAGTAAAATTAAGTGCTAAATCATCTGATGATCAATATTTTCACACAAAAACAAAAAACCTCGTAGGCAGCACCAACGAGGTTTTTCATGAACTTAACTCTCTCAATTTTTTTATCACTTATCTACTAAGCGCATTCATCTAACTTCTGTTTATATAAACTGATTTAATTGAATTTTTGTTTCATATTAAACTAAATAAATACATAATAGATGTAAAAAGGTTTATGTTATAAAAATGCCCTTCTTCTATTCTTTAGAGGAAGGGCATTAATCAATATTTTATGTTTATAACCTTATTTATTCTCATATTTAACATCAAGTGATTTCGCAACCTTTAAAAGTCGTATCATTTCACTTCTATATCCTTCCTCATCGGTTCCTCTTCCTTCTTTTGCAAGTTGAATAACAGTATCCCAAGAAGATGAGCCTTTAAATTCTGAATTTCTTAATAACATGCCAAATTCTGCAATTGAAGCAGTAAATTTAAAGTCTGTTGTGGTCTCTGAAAGAGGTTTGTAATTACTCTTTACTACCGTTTCAATCAAATTACTTTTACTTTTTGTAGGCTGTTTATACCTCAATTTTAATGTAAGTAGGTCATTGCTATTTTTAGCATACTCTGTTAATTCGGTCGATTGGTATTTCAACTCCGACATATTTCTTGTTTTTTTAATAACTGGAACTATTTCGTACAAGGCTGTTACAGAATGACCTGCTCCTATTTCTCCTGCATCCTTTTTATCGTCATCAAAGTCTTCATCTTCAAGAAGTCTGTTTTCGTAACCAATTAAACGATATTTAGCCACAAATTTTGGGTTAAACTCTAATTGGAATTTCACGTCCTTCGCTATTGTCATTAAAGTACCTCCAAACTCTTTTACCAGTACCTTCTGTGCCTCTTGTAGGTTATCTATATAAGCATAATTTCCATTGCCTTTATCAGCAATTATCTCCATTTTATCATCTTGATAATTCCCCATTCCAAAGCCCAATACAGAAATAGCAATTCCTTCGTCTCGACGTTCTGTAATTAACTCTTCCATTGCTTCGTTACTACTTACACCAACGTTAAAGTCGCCATCAGTTGCTAAAATAATTCTATTGTTCCCTTTTTTAATAAAGTTCTGTTTTGCTACTTTATAAGCCAACTTTAATCCTTCCCCACCGGCAGTAGAACCACCTGCTTCTAAATTATCTAGTGCCTCAATAATTTTTGCCTTGTTACTGCATTTTGTTGATGGTAATTTTAAGCCAGAACTACCCGCATAAACCACAATAGCTACCCTATCTTTTTCATTTAAATTATTCAATAACATTTTAAATGATGATTTTAATAAAGGCAGTTTATTTTGATTAGACATTGATCCAGAAACATCTATCAAAAAAACAATATTTGATGAGGGTAACTCATCTCTTTCCATTTTTACTCCTTGGAGCCCTATTTTTAATAATAAATTTTCTTCGTTCCAAGGGCATAACGATAATTCATGATTTATACTAAATGGAACTTCGGTAATAGGTTGAGGATAACTGTAATCAAAATAATTAATCATTTCTTCTATTCTTACAGCATCTTTAGGAGGTAAATTTCCATTGTTCAAATTTCGTCTAACATTACTGTAAGATGCCCTGTCTACATCTACAGAAAAAGTAGATAATGGCTTTTTAGTTACCTTGTGAAAAGTATTTTCTGAAACCTCGGCATAACTTTCTGTATTTACAGAATTGTTACTACCAATACTTATTACAGAAGAAGTACTCATTTTTTTAGACCTTCTACCTTTACTTCTCCCTCCATAAGCAACTACAATAACTTCTTCTAATGATTCTGTATCCTCCTCTAATTCAATATGTATCTTATTGAAATTATTTAACTTATAGTCTACTGATTTATAACCGATATACATCGCTTCAAGAGTTATACCCGTTGAGTCTACAGCAAGCTGAAACTTTCCGTTAAAATCTGTAACCGTACCTTTAGAAGTTCCTTTTATAATAATACTTACCCCAGGAATAGGAAGTTTATCAATTTTACTGATAACAATACCTTCTACTTTAATATTAGTTTGAGCAAATCCATTAACCTGTAAACAACCTATAAAAAGGGCTAAAAAAGTAACTTTAAAGAGCTGAATTAAAATATGCTGCTTCATGTTTTTAATCATTTAATAGTTTAGCTATGAGTAATTTTCTATTTTAAGATAGCAAAAGTATTACTATTAATTGTATTTAATAGTAATTTAATTCACAATCAAAAAAAAGAGACAAACCCATAGAGCTTGCCTCAATCACATTGGTATATTAAATATCTTAATTCACGCTATTTGCATTAATAATTTGCATCATCTGAAGTTTTAAATCTGCTTTTGTAGAAGCATATGATTTTTTATCAGCAACATTTTTCCACTCGTGTTTATCTTTCTTGTGGTCGTACAATTCTTCTTTGCCATTTTTGTATAAGATGTAACGGAAACGCTCTGTTCTATAAGAATATGTTTGTTGCATTACATATTCGGGACCTAGTGGTTTTCTAACCTCAATATGCCATAACGCTTGTTTGTTTACAGACACTGCTAAACCTTCTATTGGTTCAGAAATACCTACTCCCATTACGGTTAATGCACCTTTTGGGCCTGTCCATGTTGCATTTTTATCTGTTAGGAAAGGACGAATAGAATGGCCTCCTATTTCTGCGGCTTGTTCGTCTAGTTTTGTACTTCCTTTTAAATTACAGATATCTATAAACGTTGGGTATAAATCTATTAATGAAACAGGGTGAGTTACATCCATTCCTTTCACTTGTTCTTTTGGAGCACGTACAATAAAAGGCACTCTTGCACTTTCTTCCCAAGGTGAGTTCTTATACAAGTATTCTTTCTGTCCGAAGTTCCACCCATGGTCTGCCGTAAATACAACTATAGTGTTATCTGCAAATTTTGAATTGTCTAAAGCATCAATAACTTTCCCTACTTGGTCGTCCATAAAAGTAACGCAAGCAAGATAGGCTTGTACAACTTTTCTTAATCCTTCTTTATCATCTTCATAAGAATCACAAAGTGCTTTATAATACTTTAAGCCCATTTGCGACATTGGATAGTTTTCTTTAAAAAATGCATCCTCATCATCTCCCTCCTTTATAACTGGTAATTTCAATGTTTCTAAAGGATACATATCAAAATACTTTTGTGGAGCATATAATGGAGTATGTGGCTTTACAAAACCAATTCCCATAAAGAAAGGTTTATCTGAGCCACTTTCTTCTAATTGCTTCAGTTTTTTAACGGCCCAATCTGCATGCTGTTCATCAGGCATTAAATCCCTGTCCTCATCATTTACATATCTAAATTCCTTTTTTGGGTAGCCCCAACCTGGTTTTAAGTCCGTTCTTGTACTGTCAAATTGAGGAATATCTGTAAGTGGCGCAAAAGAACCGTCTACAATATTTATACTTCTAAAAGGCTCTGGTACAGAGGGGTGAGGAATTATTTTATTTCCGTTAAATGCATGAGGTCCATAATTAATACGTTCTGGCACTCCCCACTCGTTCCATAATTTCTTATCGTTTTTATGCATCAGTTTGCCTGACCCATAAAGTGCATAGCCATTTTCTGCAAATAGCTGAAACATGGTTTTACTGTGTTTCAATACATCGTGTTTTTTACGAGCCGTCCATCCAAAATCTCTAGAATCGTGTGGGTATACCCCTGTAAATAAAGAGTTTCTTGCAGGTTGGCAAACTGGTACATTGGTTTGTCCGTTGACAAAAGTAACACCAGAATTTGCCAATTTATCTATGTTAGGAGTTATTGCTTGAGGGTGCCCACCAAACTTCCCTTCAAAATCATTCAGGTCGTCTACTATAATGAATAACACATTGGGGTGTTGCTCCATTTTATCTTGTGCTAGTACTTTTGGTGCTAACGTTTGTAGCGCTACTACTCCAAAAATGCCCAAAACAATTTTTCTCAATTGAATTTTCATTCTCTATTTATTTTTAATCCTTACGGATGATTTTATCCTTTCTTAAATCTCTTTTGATGAAAACGTTACATTGTGTTTTCCTGCCTTTAATACAATATATTCGGTAGCTGCTTTATTTATTGTATTGTCTACCTCAATCGTATCCTTACCAAATGATTTACGTACTAGCTTGATTTCCACACCTTCAGGAATTTCTACATTAAGTTGTCCCCCTTCGTTTTCAAAAGTCCAAGCTATTGAAGTACTACCAAAAGGTGTTGGAATATTTGCCGCAATATTTTCTATAGAAGCCGTTGTTTTAGCCAACACCATTTCCGCCATCCCAGGCTTTGTAATTTCTACCCCAACCAAAAACTCAGCAAACAATCCCGGTGCAAAAGCACTTTCGGTTTGAGCATCCGACCTTGTTCTACCTATCATTCCTTTTTTACCAGTTCTACCAGAAGCATCTCTCCACCATTCCTCCCATAAAGTTCCATTCATTTCTGGGGCTAACATATGATCAAAACGTTTTCTAAATAAATCAAAAGATTGGTCTACGTACCCATATTCCGCTAACCCTTTGTGTAAAAAGTAAGACATTGCAGGCGTTACCATAAACATACCCGATGCTCTTGTCACAAAATTCAACTCATCATTTTCTAAAATATTTTTAGCTACTGCTTTGGCTTGTTCTTCGGTGGCAATTTGCATAGATAAAGCCATTGCTTGTGCATGTTCGCTGTACTGATCAGATTGTTTTCCATCAATTAAAGCATCTACAAATAAGCCTTTCTGTTTATTCCAAAACTGCGTTTGAATGGCTTTTTTCGCATTGTTTGCTTGTGAGGTATACCCTTCGGCATCGTCTTTACCCAACCAAGATAATATTTCAGCATAATCTTGTAAAGCGCCAATATAATGTCCGTTTAGGTTTAAATTTGCCCCTCTTCTATCGTTCCTTGCATGATCTAGCCAATAGGAGTACGGAGGATTATCTAACAGTCCATCTTTATTGGTATAACTTTCTAAGAGATCCATTAATTTCTGAGCTGTAGGCATTAATTTTAGTACTGTTTCTTTATCTCCTGAATATAAAAAGTAATTGTGTAAACTTCTTATCCAAAGAATATCAGAATCCAAAATTACCATATAATCGTTATTTACTAACGGACCGTATGCTGGTAATAAACCGTTTGGTTCTGCCTCTTGTGCTACTTGAACAAGTTTAATAGCTTGTAAAGCATAATCGCCAAAAGTCCAATAATTGCCCATTGCACCGTAGTACCCTGTCTGAGCGTACTGTCTTCTTTCTCTGTAATTATCGGTATATCCATCTGTTGTACAAGCATCTATTGTCTTTTCTGTAGCAACTACATATTGCTCCACCCAATCATGAGATTTTGATGTCATACTTCCTTTTTTCTCAAAAGGATAAGCAAACTGATGAATACCAAAACTGTTTATCTTAATAGGTGCATCACCCGATTTAATCACTAAAGCTAAATAACGTGATGGTTTAAAATATTGTGCCTGCCATACATCACGTTGACCAGATAGAGTCACTTCGTCTAATAAATCTGTGTCTACAACTCTATACGTAAATTGGTTGTTTACCATATACGGAATGCCAATTACTTCTACTTTTGTGCCTTTAACTCCTTCAATATCAAACTGAGGCATTCCATTAATCATCTCTCCTAGATCAAAAACCAATAAAAATGTTTTTTGC encodes:
- a CDS encoding sulfatase, giving the protein MKIQLRKIVLGIFGVVALQTLAPKVLAQDKMEQHPNVLFIIVDDLNDFEGKFGGHPQAITPNIDKLANSGVTFVNGQTNVPVCQPARNSLFTGVYPHDSRDFGWTARKKHDVLKHSKTMFQLFAENGYALYGSGKLMHKNDKKLWNEWGVPERINYGPHAFNGNKIIPHPSVPEPFRSINIVDGSFAPLTDIPQFDSTRTDLKPGWGYPKKEFRYVNDEDRDLMPDEQHADWAVKKLKQLEESGSDKPFFMGIGFVKPHTPLYAPQKYFDMYPLETLKLPVIKEGDDEDAFFKENYPMSQMGLKYYKALCDSYEDDKEGLRKVVQAYLACVTFMDDQVGKVIDALDNSKFADNTIVVFTADHGWNFGQKEYLYKNSPWEESARVPFIVRAPKEQVKGMDVTHPVSLIDLYPTFIDICNLKGSTKLDEQAAEIGGHSIRPFLTDKNATWTGPKGALTVMGVGISEPIEGLAVSVNKQALWHIEVRKPLGPEYVMQQTYSYRTERFRYILYKNGKEELYDHKKDKHEWKNVADKKSYASTKADLKLQMMQIINANSVN
- a CDS encoding alpha-L-rhamnosidase-related protein; the encoded protein is MKKRFFKILAGACLLVSTLAQAQTTQLGNGVVGHWNPTYTIAKQNWKAQWVWDQQDTKRSTTNNMVLFRKSFTISDIPSNAIIKISASSLYKLYINGTYVNRGPSRSAPHNQSFDELDITTLLKEGKNTIAVQANYQQGEHANHLLGRGGMLAQLEMQIGNTTEIIATNSSWKAMVDPSWDNNAPKLNRFQLVVADRVDLTKEIKGWYKSDFDDSQWGKAVGLIRNSGWPGPQKNDIPRAITTPWTNLEKRHIPYLTEVDHKAINLIEAVQIEDYLYHPKKAPKQQLTGTLDKNISVKAYKKGKGPLVIPALKEQKTFLLVFDLGEMINGMPQFDIEGVKGTKVEVIGIPYMVNNQFTYRVVDTDLLDEVTLSGQRDVWQAQYFKPSRYLALVIKSGDAPIKINSFGIHQFAYPFEKKGSMTSKSHDWVEQYVVATEKTIDACTTDGYTDNYRERRQYAQTGYYGAMGNYWTFGDYALQAIKLVQVAQEAEPNGLLPAYGPLVNNDYMVILDSDILWIRSLHNYFLYSGDKETVLKLMPTAQKLMDLLESYTNKDGLLDNPPYSYWLDHARNDRRGANLNLNGHYIGALQDYAEILSWLGKDDAEGYTSQANNAKKAIQTQFWNKQKGLFVDALIDGKQSDQYSEHAQAMALSMQIATEEQAKAVAKNILENDELNFVTRASGMFMVTPAMSYFLHKGLAEYGYVDQSFDLFRKRFDHMLAPEMNGTLWEEWWRDASGRTGKKGMIGRTRSDAQTESAFAPGLFAEFLVGVEITKPGMAEMVLAKTTASIENIAANIPTPFGSTSIAWTFENEGGQLNVEIPEGVEIKLVRKSFGKDTIEVDNTINKAATEYIVLKAGKHNVTFSSKEI
- a CDS encoding T9SS type A sorting domain-containing protein is translated as MTISLWFFAISLCFSKDRPNLERTNQLLNDPPIIEFNGSFDEINVQQGFLSKLVSFDEMFSTSSDVALQYEVSSNNDSIVIVEFTDDELFNINILEIGKVGATSILLSAIIPDEDTLTVEIPVFVRERLIYQKPINGLWYWKGFEQAQIDLTETFIGSDSSTISFDFNIENTEIITAELSVEGNIILMNEGSTIGETTFSLNAFIPNMDTISIKIPIEVLAGNSLFQVTTQNTGSNNLISSKINNSELLDSGNYIMVAHSGYSIFNGKTFESFNFDYLTDFGNNITVFEEDEQLIFINYGGIRFVSGEEVTVLNDIVNDSPSRFYGVKKHSEESFYLAASDGNHTEIEIYQTADFHEFNSQLSYTLSENESITGFGMIDTEEFFIFLNTSVKHYKNGEWLTLGEQDYRYNRISELYKSANGNYYLQGENAILKYDGSEITVLYDDNIATVNINTGKDELIGLTDRHNLFVIDLDTDIIQQVHHNIWEDIEKKKYPFDNRDWIDFKQVSYFGQNGFLLSTNEGLFVVENRNNLKGTHSIYTTYDGLPNNEIIQIYQGKDTDIWYNTGGGISKLSNEKWNYKGEDTFLKLVDREGNAWSGGDNSLVKITSTNEVIDHSSALNGVSVYNVTYLVDGKLYISTLGGGILITEDEINWEYITKEDGLLSNDIKDVFIDSKGRTWVLYLPIDDTGKSVTVIENDTYTHFNNEDLSNGWVNDVIEDDNENIWLATYNGLVKYTATNELEHNLDLLPLDKTNGLETFKKDNNGNIWMLYSRTEELGVSVMQDEKITHLSEDEGLFSNSVTDVVFITSNSSNSRNNSSTEHIILGGAEGVSRLTMDFLSSPDGEAPIDEDITDIEGVENKTLKVYPNPSSSILNIQFPSDAKNSQLTIRTYTGTVLFDKQLNIYNSTYTMDISSFIKGLYIIEIKTGKLSKKTKFLKQ
- a CDS encoding vWA domain-containing protein, with translation MKQHILIQLFKVTFLALFIGCLQVNGFAQTNIKVEGIVISKIDKLPIPGVSIIIKGTSKGTVTDFNGKFQLAVDSTGITLEAMYIGYKSVDYKLNNFNKIHIELEEDTESLEEVIVVAYGGRSKGRRSKKMSTSSVISIGSNNSVNTESYAEVSENTFHKVTKKPLSTFSVDVDRASYSNVRRNLNNGNLPPKDAVRIEEMINYFDYSYPQPITEVPFSINHELSLCPWNEENLLLKIGLQGVKMERDELPSSNIVFLIDVSGSMSNQNKLPLLKSSFKMLLNNLNEKDRVAIVVYAGSSGLKLPSTKCSNKAKIIEALDNLEAGGSTAGGEGLKLAYKVAKQNFIKKGNNRIILATDGDFNVGVSSNEAMEELITERRDEGIAISVLGFGMGNYQDDKMEIIADKGNGNYAYIDNLQEAQKVLVKEFGGTLMTIAKDVKFQLEFNPKFVAKYRLIGYENRLLEDEDFDDDKKDAGEIGAGHSVTALYEIVPVIKKTRNMSELKYQSTELTEYAKNSNDLLTLKLRYKQPTKSKSNLIETVVKSNYKPLSETTTDFKFTASIAEFGMLLRNSEFKGSSSWDTVIQLAKEGRGTDEEGYRSEMIRLLKVAKSLDVKYENK